Proteins found in one Amphiprion ocellaris isolate individual 3 ecotype Okinawa chromosome 22, ASM2253959v1, whole genome shotgun sequence genomic segment:
- the LOC111567975 gene encoding elastase-1-like, with amino-acid sequence MIWLVTLLACFGLICAEEPFNHNVHNGRVIGGHDSKPNTWKWQVSLQHDSYNDNYFYHICGGSIIDAFHVMTAAHCVLSMDPTEYRVVVGEYNLYEYDGSEQFIRVDRIVVHPGWNGDLANGNDIAILRLADPVYNNGYVAIANLPYPGETLPHGFTCTITGWGLIDFEGNVPTVLQEAPLDVVEHSVCSQYDWWGSVALNTMVCAGGDGIISGCQGDSGGPLSCYTNGAWRVHGVVSYGPAGMCNQYKKPTVFTRVSSFLDWMYSVMNLA; translated from the exons ATGATTTGGCTTGTGACTCTCCTGGCCTGCTTTG GGCTGATTTGTGCCGAAGAACCTTTCAACCATAACGTACACAATGGGAGAGTGATAGGAGGTCATGATTCTAAACCCAACACCTGGAAATGGCAG GTTTCTCTGCAGCATGATTCATACAATGACAATTATTTCTACCACATCTGTGGAGGCTCCATCATTGACGCTTTCCACGTCATGACTGCAGCTCACTGCGTTCTCAG CATGGATCCTACAGAGTACCGTGTGGTAGTGGGTGAGTACAACTTGTATGAGTATGACGGCAGTGAGCAGTTCATCCGTGTGGACAGGATTGTTGTCCATCCTGGCTGGAATGGTGACCTTGCCAATGG AAATGATATTGCTATCTTGAGACTGGCTGATCCCGTGTACAACAACGGTTATGTGGCCATCGCTAACCTTCCCTACCCTGGTGAGACGCTGCCTCATGGATTCACCTGTACCATCACTGGCTGGGGATTAATCGACT TCGAAGGAAACGTCCCTACTGTGCTGCAGGAAGCTCCTCTTGATGTGGTGGAGCATTCAGTCTGTTCTCAGTATGACTGGTGGGGCAGCGTTGCTCTGAACACCATGGTGTGTGCTGGAGGGGATGGAATCATATCAGGCTGCCAG GGCGACTCTGGAGGTCCCCTGAGCTGTTATACTAATGGAGCCTGGAGAGTCCATGGTGTTGTCAGTTATGGTCCAGCTGGCATGTGCAACCAGTATAAAAAACCCACAGTCTTCACCAGAGTCTCCTCCTTCCTGGACTGGATGTATTCT GTTATGAACCTGGCTTAA
- the LOC118470220 gene encoding elastase-1-like produces the protein MIWLVTFLSCIGLLCAEEPFDHNVHNERVIGGHDAKPNTWKWQVSLQHGSSDEESFYHICGGSVIDSLYIMTAAHCILSMDAKQYRVVVGEYNLFEYDGSEQFIRVEKIVVHPGWNGDLANGNDIALLKLANPIYDNGYVAIAELPYREQMLPHGFNCTITGWGLMDYEGSIPTILQEAPLDVVEHSVCSQYDWWGSVALKTMVCAGGDGIISGCQGDSGGPLSCYTDRAWRVHGVVSYGPAGMCNQYKKPTVFTRVSSFLDWMYSVMDGPEEDDSGK, from the exons ATGATTTGGCTTGTGACTTTCCTGTCCTGCATTG GGCTGCTTTGTGCCGAAGAACCTTTCGACCATAATGTGCACAATGAGAGAGTCATAGGAGGTCATGATGCTAAACCCAACACCTGGAAATGGCAG GTTTCTCTGCAGCATGGTTCATCCGATGAGGAATCATTCTATCACATCTGTGGAGGCTCCGTCATTGACAGTTTATACATCATGACTGCAGCTCACTGTATTCTCAG CATGGATGCTAAACAGTACCGtgtggtggtgggggagtaCAACCTGTTTGAGTATGATGGCAGTGAGCAGTTCATCCGTGTGGAAAAGATTGTTGTCCATCCTGGTTGGAATGGTGACCTTGCCAATGG AAATGATATTGCTCTCTTGAAACTGGCTAACCCCATATATGACAACGGTTACGTGGCTATAGCTGAGCTTCCCTACCGTGAACAGATGCTGCCTCATGGTTTCAACTGTACCATCACTGGTTGGGGATTAATGGATT ATGAAGGGAGCATCCCCACCATCCTGCAGGAAGCTCCTCTTGATGTGGTGGAGCATTCAGTCTGTTCTCAGTATGACTGGTGGGGCAGCGTTGCTCTGAAAACCATGGTGTGTGCTGGAGGGGATGGAATCATATCAGGCTGCCAG GGCGACTCTGGAGGTCCCCTGAGCTGTTACACTGACAGAGCCTGGAGAGTCCATGGTGTTGTCAGTTATGGTCCAGCTGGCATGTGCAACCAGTATAAAAAACCCACAGTCTTCACCAGAGTCTCCTCCTTCCTGGACTGGATGTATTCT gttaTGGATGGCCCAGAAGAAGATGATTCAGGAAAATGA